The genomic stretch TCCCGTGATCATTGAAGATGGTTGCTTTGTAGGCAGCCGCTGTATTGTGGTGGAAGGTGTACGGGTAGAAAAAGAAGTCGTACTTGGCGCCAATGTGGTACTGACCCAGAGCACCAAGATCATTGATGTTACCGGCGACGAGCCCGTAGAATACCGCGGTCGTGTTCCGGAGCGCAGTGTGGTGATCCCCGGCAGCTATACCAAGAAATTCCCTGCCGGTGAATTCCAGGTGCCCTGCGCCCTGATCATTGGCAAACGCAAGCCCAGCACTGATCTGAAGACCAGCCTGAACGACGCGCTGCGTGATTTCAATGTAGCGGTATAGGGCGGTTACCCGGTTGGTTTTGGGACGAACCAGGAGGCTGTCTGCTGACTGGCATGGCGCGTGATGTTGGGAGAGTGGTGCAGGATTGGCGCAAGGTTATTTTGGACGAACCAAGGGCAGTCCTGATAAAACCCGGGTTGCAAAATGAGTAGTAGTTGCGCAAGCGGCTGACAATACAGAATAGCGATGCTGTACACCAGCGGGGTGACTGACTCCGCTGGGTTTACAGGATCGCTTTTTTTGTGGGGGTACAGGTTGGGTCTATTGGAAAGGGCCAGTTGGATCGCTTCCAGCCTAAAGTCCAAAGGATTTGTGGAATGATATAAAATATTGTTCTTTGGGAGGATCGCAGCAGTCCCTCTTGTTTTTGAGGGATGCGAGGTGTGTGTTGGGAACTGGCTAAAAAAGAGTTGCGGCTTTAACCGGCTGGGACTACAATTTGAGGTGTCCACTGGTTAATCTCCTACAGCGATTTCAGTTAGTGTTTTTACAGATGCAGGCATCTAAACAGCATACGGCATACTTAATAGGATTCGGGATCACCTTTCTCGGAGCGATCCTGTTTTCCACAAAAGCCATTATGGTCAAGCTGGCCTTTCAGCATGCCCGGGTGGATGCCCTGACGTTGCTGACCTTGCGCATGCTGTTTTCCCTTCCTTTTTATGCTGTTGCCGCCTGGCTGGCCACACGCAGTCCAGGTGTGGCGCCACTGAGCCGGCAGCAATGGATCTGGGTGATCCTCCTCGGGCTCTTTGGTTATTACCTCAGCAGTCTCTTCGATTTTATGGGACTGCAATATATATCGGCCGGCCTGGAGCGGTTGATACTCTTTCTCTATCCTACTTTTGCCGTACTGCTTAATGCTGCGGTCTTTAAGGAGCGGGTCACGGGCATGCAGAAAGCGGCCCTGGTGATCACTTACCTGGGTATTGCCCTGGCTTTCTGGGGCGAGCTGCAGCTGGACCTGGAGAATCCGCATTTCTATAAAGGCTGTCTGCTGGTCTTCGCTTGTGCGGTGACCTTTTCCGTGTACCTGGCGGGCAGCGGTCAACTGATACCTGTTATTGGTCCTACCCGTTTTACGGCCTATGCAATCCTGGCGGCTACCGGCGGTATCTTCCTGCATTTTGTACTGGCGGGCAATGGCTGGACAGTGATCAGTGATAGTCGCGACAGCTGGGGCTACGGTCTGTTACTGGCCATTGTGGCCACGGTGGTACCCACCTTTATGTTCTCTGCGGGGGTGAAGCGGATCGGTTCCAACAATGCGGCTATTATTTCGGGGATCGGACCGGTGTCTACTATCCTGCAGGCGCATTGGATACTGGGTGAAGATATTTTCGCGGAGCAGGTGATAGGGACGGCGCTGGTGGTAGCAGGGGTACTGATGATTGGCTGGAAACGAAATCGCAGCGAATAATTTTTTGCAGAGTAAATATATATCCTATATTTGCAGCCCCTGAACAAGGAATGCCCAGGTGGCGAAATTGGTAGACGCACTGTGTTCAGGTCGCAGCGCTCGCAAGGGTGTGCTGGTTCGAATCCAGTCCTGGGCACCAAGAAAATCTTCTAAGTCATTGATTTAGAAGTTTTTTCTTTTATGGCATCGCTGCTTTTTTACGCTTTCGTTCAACATTTCTGACACACCGACGACGAACAAGCATGTCACACAAAAATGACTGACCACTACCTGCGTGCGTATAGCACCAAGACAAAAACTCAGAAAGCAGATGCACAAAACACCTCGCTGTGCGTCTGTATTACAATTTAAATCCTCCAAAAAAATAAGGCAGCTGTTGAGTCAAATAGACTAAAAGGGAACTAATACCAAGCGATTATCCGGAACGTTGGTGGTGGAAGAATGCGCACAATTATCAATCCGGCTTTTGACCATCCAAAAAAGTATTGATGGTAGATATTGTAGATTTTGTTGAGGAAGCATCATCAGGGTCTTCTTTTTTCACCTCAACATTACTGTAAAAACTTTCAATGTAACTGATAGTATTGTATAATTCCAAATTTCGCCTGATATAAGCCGGCACTGTGTCAAATTCATTGTTTGTGTTGGCGCTGTTTACATTGAAAGACAGGTTTCTCAATTTCTGAATTCGTTCCTCAGCCCTTCCTTTCTGTCCTTTCTCCTCATCCGATGGTATATTTATTTCCTTATACTTTTCCTGCAAGGATGCAAGGCCGCTATTAATAGTTTCAAGTTCTGCAATGGCAGTAACTGTTTCCTGATTTATGGATAGCATAGCGGTCTCAAGCTTCAGTCTCGCTGCCTTTGATTTCCCCTTTGACATCTCAGCCGTATTTTTAGTGACGTGATCGTATGTCTTCCGCCATTGTTCAAGTATCCGGGCTATTATTCTTTGGTGCTCTTTAATGCTTTCTGCAACAGCATGTTGATGGAACAGCCTTTCCTTCTCCTGGACAAGTTGTACAACTTCCTGTTCAACCTGCAGCATGTCCTGCTCATCTGTTTTAATCGTGTTACTCAAATATTCTTTATATTCCAAAAATTCCATCTTTCCTATCTTGTAATTGACCCTTTTACTGTTTTGAAATAGTCTGAAAATAACGAACAGGCCAAAGCAAAAAAGAAAGGTAGTTGATACGAGGATTATGCTGAACATTATACTAGAATTAAATAAAGAATAGACATCAGCACACAAAAAATACCAGTAAGGGTATGGATGCTATAATACTCTGGTCTGTAAGCCAACCCAAGCGTTATGAGGAACATAGCCAGAACCACAATGAACAAAATAAGTGTCCAGGACTTAATCCTTGCAATTTCTTTGGCCTCTTTGGCTATGGAAAAATAATGTTTAGTAATCAGCCTGCTTTCTTCTTCCTCAAAAACGGTATGTAACCGATATACTTTAAGCAGAATTAGATTGTCATAAAAGAGATAAGGGAATAGCTGGGCAAGTGAAACGGATGCCAGCGATATTCCAAATCCTATATTTTGTACATTAAACAAAAACTTGAATAGGGTTTGCATCGTCAATATAAAAGCAGGCATGAGTATCGCCTGCGTAACCCTCTTGGGCATGCCGGCCGGAAGTTTTAACTTTAAACGTAGTGCAGTTGTTTCATCCCTTTTATCCGGTGCAATTTCTTTATTTGGTAATTCAGTTGATTCTTCAATAGGGTCCTGATTCGGATCTAAAATACCTGTAATGATGATTGATACTTTCAGGTGATTACCCAGGGTATCATCATAACCTAACCCCATAATAACATCGGCTCCCTCTCCCAGCAACCCAAACAGGTATTGACTGATAATCTCCACTTCATCCATCGTGAATTCTGCGTTGCCTGCTGCCGAATTAATATTAATTAAAACATTTTTGGCTTCCCGCAGATGCAGGTTGGTTAAAAACAACTGATCAATGGAAGCCTGGATTGCCTTCACGGCACGATAATCTCCAGCAGCCATTCCATAGCCCATAATTCCATGTCCACCATTCTTTACAACTGTTAAAAGATCAGTAAAGTCTACATTGATCTGCCCTGTACTATTTATGATATCTGTAAGGCATTTAACAGCCACCAGCAGAATCTCATCAGCATGAACAAATAGATCTTTATAACTCGTGTTGTCTTTTTTCTTTCTTAACTTGTCTAATTCTATAACTACCAGTGTGTCTACACTTTTTTTTAGTTTCAATACGGCTTCCTTAGCCTGTTTCACCCGTTTCTTTCCTTCAAAAACTGCTGGAATCGTCACAATACAAATGGTGATAATTCCCATTTCTTTACAAAGGTTGCTGATAACCGGAGTAGCGCCAGTTCCTGTTCCCCCTCCCAATCCAGTTGTCAGCAATACAAGCCTTGTTCCATCGCTCAAAAAATGCTTCACCGCATCAAGACTTTCCAGGCAGGCATCTCTTCCTACATGCGGCTTACAACCTGATCCCAAACCTTCAGTAAGTTTTGGCCCCAATTGAATTTTGTTTACCACAGGGTTGCCTTGCAGACTATCCGAATCAGTATTACATATACAAAAATCAACACCTTCCGGTTGCTGGTTAAATAGGCGGGCAACCGCATTACTGCCTCCGCCTCCAATGCCAATAACTTTAACAGGTGAAGTTTCTGTGCGTTTAATTGCTTCCTCTATCATTAATTATGGGTGCTCTTTTGGGCTATTAGTCAAAATAAGTTATCATTCGCCTTCAACCAACTGTCAAAACCGTTTGCTATGGCAATCACCTGTCGAATGGAAAAAAAGGGTAGACAAAATGGGACAGTGCAGCCCATACAGTTATTGTAGATACTTATTTGACTAATGGGGCTGACGATTTTACACCGTGTAAAGAATTATTTTCTTGTTCGGATTTGGATGGCAGAAGTCTTGTGAAAACATCTTTACCTACAAGTGTCGAATGCCAATTATCGTCGTCTTCTGTCTCAGCCGTTAAAAGCCAGGTTGTCACAATGGTTTCTTCGCCAGCGATCTCTTGAATCTGACCACTCCATGTAGTTACAGAATCAGAACTTCCGTATTGATTATTCCACAATACAACCCAGCCAATTGCAGTGCTTGCATCATTATCAATATCCATTTTCCCGGTCAATTCATAGATACCCGAAGCATCTCCAACTTTTGTATGATACGTTCCTTGTATGTTCTTGCCATTTACCTGGAGGACCATCTGGGAGCCGAGTTGGTTATACCATGTTCCATTGATATTCATATGAGCGTAGCTTTTAGTCGTGTCTGAATGTAATAAATTGGACCTAAGTTCTCTAAAATCGGGTTGTGATAAATAGGTGTTTTAACCCGATTTTCGGAATTGTTCTGGCGCCAATGAGGCGGAGAATTCCATGTCGCTAAAATTTTATGTCAGTCGAACATCAAATGATGACAACGAAGAAGGCTCCCTTATAGTTCTCGGTTGATCTTGCATTGCGCAATGCTGAGAGCATATGCAAAGCAGGTAGAGCCGTTCCCTGGCCATCATGAGCGGGACCCGCGGGGGAAAGAATTTGTAGCTTATTTAAAAAGAATACGCTGAACCTTACAGCTAGAAAATTGAATGTGCTCATAAGGTGTAGGTAATCAATTGTTTATGTTTTTCGGATACTATAGTGCTGACCCAAGCCCAGTCACATTTATTCCTGAATACATTCATTTAAGTATTTTTATTTATTGCCCGCGTCCCCTCAACCGGGCGCCGGGGAATTTGAGTTTATTCCAATTCAAACTATTATGTATATTTAGCTCAACGATTACGCGCCATTTCTATGAATGATACCATTCTTATTATTGATGACAACGAGGATATGCTGGATTTTTTATCCATTGTCTTAGGTGAGCACTATACCATCCTGCCCGCTTTGAACGGAACTATTGCACAGGGTATACTGGACACTGAAGTGGTACACCTGATCATTTCAGATATTATGATGCCCGGTATAGACGGCTTTGAACTGTGCAGGCTGGTTAAGTCCAATGTGGAATACTGCCATATCCCTATCATCTTATTAACTTCCAAGAATACCTACCAGGCCCATATTGAAGGGTTGGAAGTAGGGGCTGATGCCTATATCCAGAAACCTTTCTCACAGGAATTTCTACTGTTGCAGATCTCCAATCTGTTAAAGAACCGGTTAAAAATTAAAGAGCATTTTGCCAGTTCTCCTTTTGAAGATGTCAGGGTAATGGCCCATTCAAAAACTGATGAGGCATTTCTTAAAAAGCTGGATGAATATATCCGCGACAATATCAAAGATCCCAATATTGATATTGATAAACTGGCGGAGCATATGTTTATGAGCCGCACCACTTTTTACCGGAAAATAAAATCCCTTTCTTCCTTATCACCCAAAGAATTAATTGATATTACCCGTCTGAAAAAAGCAGCCGGCCTGGTTGCCGAGAATGAATTTTCATTAAATGAAATTTCAAAAATGGTGGGGTACAGCTCACAAAGCCTGTTTACCCGGAATTTCCGAAAGTATTTTAAAGTGAATCCCCTGGAATATTCCAGTACGCTCCTGAAAGAAAAATAGATCAGCATACCAGTTTTTGTATTACCGCTGCGGGTTGCCAGATCCCGGGACGCTTATATCTTTTTCCAACTGCTCAATTGGAATTCAAATTTTTGATGTACGGGCAATTGCAGTTCAAAAACGATCAGGTCCTGCTTGCCGGAAACCAGTTGCAGGGACCCGTTGTGCAGGTCGGTAAGCACTTTTGCAAGGGATAGACCGATGCCAGTCCCCGGCTTATTGTTTCCCCTCAACCTGACAAAAGGCTCAAATATCTGCTGCCTGAATTCTTCAGGTATGCCTTTGCCATCATTCATGAACTGAATGGTGAAGTGATTGTCGGAATCCTGTATGGGTTTAATAGTTACTGAAACCTTACAGGCGGCATATTTAACAGCGTTCGAGATCATATTGCTGCATATC from Candidatus Pseudobacter hemicellulosilyticus encodes the following:
- a CDS encoding response regulator, which encodes MNDTILIIDDNEDMLDFLSIVLGEHYTILPALNGTIAQGILDTEVVHLIISDIMMPGIDGFELCRLVKSNVEYCHIPIILLTSKNTYQAHIEGLEVGADAYIQKPFSQEFLLLQISNLLKNRLKIKEHFASSPFEDVRVMAHSKTDEAFLKKLDEYIRDNIKDPNIDIDKLAEHMFMSRTTFYRKIKSLSSLSPKELIDITRLKKAAGLVAENEFSLNEISKMVGYSSQSLFTRNFRKYFKVNPLEYSSTLLKEK
- the ftsZ gene encoding cell division protein FtsZ — encoded protein: MIEEAIKRTETSPVKVIGIGGGGSNAVARLFNQQPEGVDFCICNTDSDSLQGNPVVNKIQLGPKLTEGLGSGCKPHVGRDACLESLDAVKHFLSDGTRLVLLTTGLGGGTGTGATPVISNLCKEMGIITICIVTIPAVFEGKKRVKQAKEAVLKLKKSVDTLVVIELDKLRKKKDNTSYKDLFVHADEILLVAVKCLTDIINSTGQINVDFTDLLTVVKNGGHGIMGYGMAAGDYRAVKAIQASIDQLFLTNLHLREAKNVLININSAAGNAEFTMDEVEIISQYLFGLLGEGADVIMGLGYDDTLGNHLKVSIIITGILDPNQDPIEESTELPNKEIAPDKRDETTALRLKLKLPAGMPKRVTQAILMPAFILTMQTLFKFLFNVQNIGFGISLASVSLAQLFPYLFYDNLILLKVYRLHTVFEEEESRLITKHYFSIAKEAKEIARIKSWTLILFIVVLAMFLITLGLAYRPEYYSIHTLTGIFCVLMSILYLILV
- a CDS encoding DMT family transporter, translated to MQASKQHTAYLIGFGITFLGAILFSTKAIMVKLAFQHARVDALTLLTLRMLFSLPFYAVAAWLATRSPGVAPLSRQQWIWVILLGLFGYYLSSLFDFMGLQYISAGLERLILFLYPTFAVLLNAAVFKERVTGMQKAALVITYLGIALAFWGELQLDLENPHFYKGCLLVFACAVTFSVYLAGSGQLIPVIGPTRFTAYAILAATGGIFLHFVLAGNGWTVISDSRDSWGYGLLLAIVATVVPTFMFSAGVKRIGSNNAAIISGIGPVSTILQAHWILGEDIFAEQVIGTALVVAGVLMIGWKRNRSE
- a CDS encoding avidin/streptavidin family protein produces the protein MNINGTWYNQLGSQMVLQVNGKNIQGTYHTKVGDASGIYELTGKMDIDNDASTAIGWVVLWNNQYGSSDSVTTWSGQIQEIAGEETIVTTWLLTAETEDDDNWHSTLVGKDVFTRLLPSKSEQENNSLHGVKSSAPLVK